Genomic DNA from Methanofastidiosum sp.:
GGTGCGTTTTATTGGTGCGTACGAGCTCCTGAAGAAGCATTAAATGTTTTATGGGTGGCTAAGACTTTTTATCCAGAAAGATTTCCTAACTTGGATATAGAAAAGGAAACAAAATACTTTTACGAGACATTCTTTGGCTATAAACTATCTGACGAAGAAGTTGATTTGATACTTCATCCAGAAAAGCAGACTTGGTGATTTTTAATGAAAGCTGTGACAAGAACTATTGTTGATCATGCAGAAAATACAGTAGAGATCCCAAGTATAGTTGAACGTATTGGAGACACATGGCCTGCGCATAATGCAGTATTAATAGCGTTGGGAGCTGGCGATAGACTTGTTGCAGCTTCTCCTTATGTAAAAAATCTCCCTTGGTTAAAAAAAATATTTCGAAGAATAGATGAAATCCCAGCACCATTTGGCCCAGATTCATTAAACAAAGAAAGCCTTATTGAAACGCATCCAGATATTATTATATGCCCTTTGGGGTATATGGGGCGCATAGCATCAGAACTAAAAGAAACGAATATTCCAATAGTACAGTTGCTTCATTACAACAATTATAGCGAACTAAAAAAAGTAATTAAATTAACAGGAGAAATATTAGGGGGAGAAGCAGAAAAAAAGGCAAATGACTATTGTAAATATGTAGATGATAATGTCAGAAGAATTTCCACTGTAACCTCAAAAATCCCATTAGAACAGAAACCAAGAGTATGTTTTATTTCTTCCCGTTCTTTGAACTACTATAAACATGATGTGTTGGTACAAACTTGGATAGAAATGGGTGGCGGCATTAATGTCGTTGCAGAGGAAGGTATGGAAAACGCTTTTCAGGATTTATCCATAGAGGATGTGAAGAAATGGAATCCAGATATAATTATCGTAAGTTCAGCCGCCCAATCTCCAAGTGAGATAAAGCAAAGAATAATACAGGATCCTAACTGGAGCGATATAAAAGCAGTTAAAGATGGAAAAGTATACATTAGCCCGAAAGGGGTATACACATGGGACTTCCACAGCACAGAGACAGCATTACAGATACTATGGATTGCCAAAACATTACACCCCAATAAATTTAAGGATTTGAATATTGCCAAAGAAGTAAAATATTTCTATTCTAAGTTCTACTGTTATGATCTTACAGAAGATGAAGTCAATAGGATTTTGAATAGCATTCCGCCCTACGACTGAGGATGAGCCACAATTTTGGCATTAGGAAATCTTTTAGTTACAAATAGAAGTGAAACCATGAAAGAGTTTTTATTTAAGAAAAAAAGAGGCATTCTAAGGAAACTGTCAATAAATATATTTTTAATTTTATTGCCAGTTTCCATGTTTTTTATATCATTTCTCATTGGCAGATATCCTGCTTCGCCACTAGAAGTCGTGACGATTTTAGCATCTACAGTCTTGCCAATTGAACACACTTGGTCCGCCGTATTAAATATGGTAATCTTCGAGATAAGATTGCCTAGGATTATGGCCGCCATGCTTGTTGGGGCGGGATTAGCAATATCTGGAGCATCATTTCAGGGACTTTTTAGAAATCCGCTTATTTCTCCCCAGATTCTAGGCGTTACCTCAGGCGCAGGCTTTGGCGCTGCAATAGCCATTCTCATTTGGAATAATTCATTCATAATACAACTATCTGCATTGCTTTTTGGGTTATTTGCAGTTGCTATGACTTATGGAATTAGCAAAATGGTCAGGGGAACATCGACATTAGTTTTGGTACTAGCAGGTATGGCAGTTGGAGCATTTCTCTCAGCCTTGATATCTCTTACGAAGTATGTGGCGGATCCTTATGAAAAACTTCCCGCCATAGTATTCTGGCTCATGGGAAGCTTATCATCTGTTTCAAACAAAGATGTACTTATGGTATCTTTACCTATACTAATTGGTATGATTATACTTTTACTGATCAGATGGAAGATAAATATCCTTGCGATGGGAGATGAGGAAGCATCGTCTCTTGGAATCGATACTAAAAGATTGACAGCGATTATAGTCATATGTTGTACCATAGTAACAGCTTCGTCTGTATGCCTCAGCGGGATTATTGGGTGGGTAGGGCTTATTATACCTCATGTTGGGAGGATGTTAGTTGGCCCAGACCATAAGGTATTATTGCCAGCATGTGTTTCTATCGGTGCGTTCTATCTTTTGCTTGTGGATAACTGTGCAAGAACACTGATAGCATCAGAGATACCTCTTGGTATTCTAACAGCTATAGTTGGTGCACCTTTCTTTGTATATTTATTAAGAAAAAGCGGAATGGGTTGGTCATGAAAGAAGTAATAAAACTAGAAGATGCAGCTTTCTCGTATAATGGAACGGCCATGGTATTTGAGAATATCAACTTTTCTATGAAAGAAGGCGATATTTTCTGCATTTTAGGATCAAATGGAACGGGGAAATCTACATTAATCAAGTGCATAGCAAATCTGTTAAAACTCAAAAAAGGATGCGTAATTCTAAACGATAGGAATATTTATGGATTAAAAAAAGTCGACGTGGCAAAAGAAATGGGGTATATCCCACAGATACATACTTCCACGTTTCCATTTTCGGTCTTGGACATCGTGCTTATGGGTAGATCTCCTCACCTAAGTTTAATGTCTTCTCCATCGGAAAAAGATTATAAGATCGCTGAAAATGCCATCAGAACACTTGGCATATCCCATCTATCAAAAAAGCCTTATACTGAAATTAGTGGAGGTGAGAGGCAGCTTGTCCTTTTTGCCAGAATCTTAGCACAGCAGCCATCAGTTTTGATCCTAGATGAGCCAACCTCTCATTTAGATTTTGGGAATCAGATTAGAGTTTTGGAAGTAATTGATCAAATGGCAAAAAACGGGCTTTCAATTCTCATGACTTCGCATTTCCCAGATCACGCATTTTTAGTATCTAACAAGGTCGCAATCATGAAAGACGGATCTTTGATAGATGAGGGCACGCCTAACGAAGTAATAACAAATGAGAGCATGAAAAAAATATATGGGATTGATGTAGAAGTTACATATATGGAGGGAAATATAAACAGAAAGGTTTGTGTTCCCCTGACAAAAAATAAAAGTTTGTGAAAAAAACATAAGGTGATTAAGTTGAAGGTGTTTATAAAAGAGGGATGCATAAAATGCGGAATTTGTTCCAATGAATGTCCTGAAGTTTTTAGCGTAGGCCCTGACGAAACCGCAATTATCTCTGAGGAATATCAAGGGGGCAATGAATTTGAAGGTGAAGTCAGTGACAATATCGCAGAATGCGTGAAAGCCGCAGAGAATGCATGTCCTGTACATATAATTTCTACCAAAAAATGAAGGATCTAGATGATAATAAAAGAATTCGAATTCAATCTAAGAGAACTTGCTGGATCAATGGGAGATTTTGGAACATTATTGCCTTTGGCTATAGGCTATATAGTCGTAAATGGTCTCAATCCGGCGGGATTTCTTATAATGATGGGGCTTGTGAATATATCTTTGGGATTAGTATACAAGCTCCCCATGCCATTACAACCTAAAAAAACAGTTGCAACTGTTGCCATCGCACAAGGTTGGTCACCTTCTCTTATCTACTCCACAGGATTTGGCCTAGGCATTGTATGGCTATTTCTTTATTTTACAAATCTGATTCAGAAAATTGTAAAATACACCCCAAAATCTGTCGCTAGAGGAATTACTCTTGCTCTCGGATTTACCCTTTTTTTAACTGGGATAGAATTTTTTAAATCCGATATTTTAATCGGCGCCATAGCCATTTTAATTATATTGGTATTTAGGAAAAATACTAGACTTCCAGCCGCTATTTTATTATTTGTATTCGGAATTCTATTGGTCATTTTTAAGGGGCAGCTAACTGGTATCATCGACATAGGATTTACCCTTCCGCCGGTTACTACTATTTCTCTCAAGGACATTTATACTGGAATGATTTTGGCAGGAATAGCCCAAATACCACTTACTTTGACAAATGCAGTTATAGCAGTCACCGCATTACTCAAGGATTATTTCCCGGAAAAACCGGTATCTGAGAGGAAATTATTGCTCAATATGGGGGTTGTTAATATTGTAGTTCCATTCTTTGGAGGATTTCCGATGTGCCATGGTGCAGGGGGTCTGGCTGGGCAGTATACATTCGGCGCAAGAACGGGAGGTGCAAATATCATGGAGGGCTCCATTGAGATTGGTCTAGGCTTATTTTTATCAAAATCAATTCTAAATTTATTTTCTGTGTTCCCTATGAGCATAGTGGGAGCGATGTTGTTCTATGTATCGTACGAACTTGCTAAGTTGGCTCGAGACATTAAATCGTATCATGAGATATTTGTAATGCTTTTTACAGCAGTTGTTTCTGTAATTTCAAATATGGCAATAGGATTTGCACTGGGGATTATTACATTTAATCTACTTAAAAAATTCAATTCATAAACTCTTCTATCTTATTTTTATTCTTATCAAATATATTTAAAGTAGACTATATTTCTCTACAAAATAATATCTTACATCTTAAGGACAATCTTTTTAAACACCAATGTATAATATTGGACATCGAGGACTTTAGATGTCCGAAATACAGGTTTTTGAGGTCCTTGCGAAGATCCTCCCGTACCTCGTATCGCTTGGTATAGGAACCTTTGCAGGGTGGGAGCTTGTGAAGACAAAGATCCACGAGCTCGCCGAGTTTTTTAAGACGGTCGATGAGGCGCTCTATGACGACGCCGTCACTGAAAAGGAGTTCCGTGATATCTGGGAAAAAGGTAGGGCCTTATTCGGAACTGGTATGAAGAAGGGGGCCGAGTGAGAACCTTCTTTAGCACGACTTCAATCCACAACGGCGAGAGGGTAGAGGGCTGCACAATCGCAGATTCTGAAGGGAATTCTGTCTTCATAACTGAGGGCGACTGGATTGAAATCGGAAAGATGAAAGGGTGGGTCTTCCCAGCCACCGACACGACAAAAGTGGTGGAGGAGATCCCATGCCTGTAGATATCGAATGGGCGAAAGCAAGCGATACTGTAGGCCAGGAGTTTGATGCGAACTACATTCCTGGGACAACTGACTGGCACTGGTTTGCAACTGAAGTTTCCGAGATTAGGCTAGTTGGAGATGAAACAGGCTGCTCAGTGATAAACGGAAATCCAGAAAACGACATAATCTACTATGACTTAGTTTTAGGACCAACAGAGGAGTGGGGTTACTTCTCTGCAAGAGAGTTAGAGATGGGCGAAAGGGTAGAAAAATATTTTAATTTTTTATTAAAACACACTTTTGCATTCCAACTTCTGTTAAAAGATAGGGCCATTTCGTTTAATAACCCTAGATATAAAAATCTATTTAGTCGTATAATAAAGTAGTTCGGGAAAAACCATCGACAAATCCCCGAACCAG
This window encodes:
- a CDS encoding ABC transporter substrate-binding protein; the protein is GAFYWCVRAPEEALNVLWVAKTFYPERFPNLDIEKETKYFYETFFGYKLSDEEVDLILHPEKQTW
- a CDS encoding ABC transporter substrate-binding protein is translated as MKAVTRTIVDHAENTVEIPSIVERIGDTWPAHNAVLIALGAGDRLVAASPYVKNLPWLKKIFRRIDEIPAPFGPDSLNKESLIETHPDIIICPLGYMGRIASELKETNIPIVQLLHYNNYSELKKVIKLTGEILGGEAEKKANDYCKYVDDNVRRISTVTSKIPLEQKPRVCFISSRSLNYYKHDVLVQTWIEMGGGINVVAEEGMENAFQDLSIEDVKKWNPDIIIVSSAAQSPSEIKQRIIQDPNWSDIKAVKDGKVYISPKGVYTWDFHSTETALQILWIAKTLHPNKFKDLNIAKEVKYFYSKFYCYDLTEDEVNRILNSIPPYD
- a CDS encoding iron ABC transporter permease; this translates as MKEFLFKKKRGILRKLSINIFLILLPVSMFFISFLIGRYPASPLEVVTILASTVLPIEHTWSAVLNMVIFEIRLPRIMAAMLVGAGLAISGASFQGLFRNPLISPQILGVTSGAGFGAAIAILIWNNSFIIQLSALLFGLFAVAMTYGISKMVRGTSTLVLVLAGMAVGAFLSALISLTKYVADPYEKLPAIVFWLMGSLSSVSNKDVLMVSLPILIGMIILLLIRWKINILAMGDEEASSLGIDTKRLTAIIVICCTIVTASSVCLSGIIGWVGLIIPHVGRMLVGPDHKVLLPACVSIGAFYLLLVDNCARTLIASEIPLGILTAIVGAPFFVYLLRKSGMGWS
- a CDS encoding ABC transporter ATP-binding protein, which produces MKEVIKLEDAAFSYNGTAMVFENINFSMKEGDIFCILGSNGTGKSTLIKCIANLLKLKKGCVILNDRNIYGLKKVDVAKEMGYIPQIHTSTFPFSVLDIVLMGRSPHLSLMSSPSEKDYKIAENAIRTLGISHLSKKPYTEISGGERQLVLFARILAQQPSVLILDEPTSHLDFGNQIRVLEVIDQMAKNGLSILMTSHFPDHAFLVSNKVAIMKDGSLIDEGTPNEVITNESMKKIYGIDVEVTYMEGNINRKVCVPLTKNKSL
- a CDS encoding ferredoxin; the protein is MKVFIKEGCIKCGICSNECPEVFSVGPDETAIISEEYQGGNEFEGEVSDNIAECVKAAENACPVHIISTKK
- a CDS encoding putative sulfate/molybdate transporter, whose translation is MIIKEFEFNLRELAGSMGDFGTLLPLAIGYIVVNGLNPAGFLIMMGLVNISLGLVYKLPMPLQPKKTVATVAIAQGWSPSLIYSTGFGLGIVWLFLYFTNLIQKIVKYTPKSVARGITLALGFTLFLTGIEFFKSDILIGAIAILIILVFRKNTRLPAAILLFVFGILLVIFKGQLTGIIDIGFTLPPVTTISLKDIYTGMILAGIAQIPLTLTNAVIAVTALLKDYFPEKPVSERKLLLNMGVVNIVVPFFGGFPMCHGAGGLAGQYTFGARTGGANIMEGSIEIGLGLFLSKSILNLFSVFPMSIVGAMLFYVSYELAKLARDIKSYHEIFVMLFTAVVSVISNMAIGFALGIITFNLLKKFNS